A stretch of Gemmatimonas aurantiaca T-27 DNA encodes these proteins:
- a CDS encoding DUF58 domain-containing protein — protein MSQPRADQLDPAVLAALGHLELVSRWVVDGFITGLHRSPRKGFSVEFAEHRPYMPGDDLRYLDWRIAGRADRWVIKQFEEETNARAMLVLDVSASMQWTGDPSRLTKLAYAERLASAMALLLLRQRDAVGLVRFDAGLRDVVPPRSHRTQWRRLMAAFSEPGGGAESQVAPALLQAGKLVRRPGFVVLLSDLLTDSEPVADAARTLRARGHEVLVLHVMDPAERDFPDSGEARYRDPESRAEVPASPGDVRHTYQTTVQEALAEWRQALGRAGARYALAYTDEPFGRALRHLVGVNGRGAMV, from the coding sequence ATGAGCCAACCCCGTGCCGACCAACTCGACCCTGCCGTCCTGGCGGCGCTGGGCCATCTGGAACTGGTGTCCCGTTGGGTGGTGGACGGCTTCATTACCGGTCTCCATCGGTCGCCCCGAAAGGGGTTTTCGGTTGAGTTCGCGGAGCATCGCCCCTACATGCCGGGTGATGACCTGCGTTATCTCGATTGGCGCATCGCAGGGCGCGCCGATCGCTGGGTCATCAAACAGTTCGAGGAAGAGACCAATGCCCGGGCCATGCTCGTGCTCGACGTTTCGGCCTCCATGCAATGGACTGGCGACCCTTCGCGACTGACCAAGCTGGCCTACGCCGAACGGCTGGCCTCGGCGATGGCGCTGCTGTTGCTCCGGCAGCGGGACGCCGTTGGACTGGTCCGCTTCGACGCCGGCCTGCGGGACGTGGTTCCGCCGCGTTCCCACCGCACCCAGTGGCGCCGCTTGATGGCCGCGTTCAGCGAGCCGGGTGGGGGGGCGGAGTCACAGGTTGCCCCCGCGCTGCTGCAGGCGGGCAAGCTGGTCCGCCGTCCGGGATTTGTGGTGCTGCTGTCGGACTTACTCACCGATTCCGAACCGGTGGCGGATGCCGCGCGCACCCTGCGGGCCCGTGGGCACGAAGTGCTGGTGCTGCATGTGATGGATCCGGCCGAGCGCGACTTCCCCGACTCGGGCGAAGCGCGCTACCGGGATCCTGAGTCACGCGCCGAGGTGCCGGCGTCGCCCGGTGATGTGCGGCATACCTATCAGACGACGGTGCAGGAGGCCCTGGCCGAGTGGCGCCAGGCGCTCGGGCGCGCCGGAGCGCGGTATGCATTGGCCTATACGGACGAGCCCTTTGGTCGCGCGCTGCGGCATCTCGTCGGAGTGAATGGACGCGGCGCGATGGTTTGA
- the lepA gene encoding translation elongation factor 4: MHLSHIRNFCIVAHIDHGKSTLADRLIEKTGTLQKREMKSQVLDTLDLERERGITIKLNAVRMSYAAGDGQSYELNLIDTPGHVDFTYEVSRSLAACEGAILVVDASQGIQAQTLSNLFLAMDAGLEIIPVLNKIDLPGAEPERRRQEVVDLIGCMPEDVLCVSGKEGTGVPELLEEIVKRVPPPRGNPDGPTRALIFDSYYDKYRGAIPSVRVVDGELRKGMKITFGASDNVYEIAEVGYLQLRQVPAEALRAGEVGYVLAAVRSVRETRAGDTIFDQDNRATEALPGYQEVRSFVFAGIYPTDTTQYETLRDALEKMKLNDASLQYEPETSTALGFGFRCGFLGLLHMEIVQERLEREYDLDLVTTVPSVEYHVHKTDGTTMLVENPALMPAAVVIDSVEEPYVKARIMCPTEYIGPIMTLGTERRGLYKNMRYLDTARVEFDWEFPLGEIILDFFDKMKTVSRGYASLDYEMLEYRESDLVRLDMLINGDAIDAFSVIVHKDKAYEWGRKVAEKLKELIPRQLFEVAIQATIGQKVIARETVKPLRKDVLAKCYGGDISRKRKLLEKQKEGKKRMKQVGSVEIPQEAFLAVLQVD; encoded by the coding sequence TTGCATCTCAGTCACATCCGCAACTTCTGCATCGTCGCCCATATCGATCACGGCAAGTCCACGTTGGCGGACCGGCTGATCGAGAAGACGGGCACGCTGCAAAAGCGTGAAATGAAGTCGCAGGTGCTCGACACGCTCGACCTCGAGCGTGAGCGCGGCATCACGATCAAGCTGAACGCCGTGCGCATGAGCTATGCCGCCGGCGACGGGCAGTCGTACGAGCTGAATCTCATCGACACGCCGGGACACGTGGACTTCACGTACGAAGTCTCGCGCTCACTGGCTGCCTGCGAAGGCGCCATCCTGGTGGTCGATGCGTCGCAGGGCATTCAGGCACAGACGCTCTCCAATCTGTTCCTCGCCATGGACGCCGGGCTCGAGATCATCCCGGTACTCAACAAGATCGATCTGCCAGGTGCCGAGCCGGAACGCCGGCGCCAGGAAGTGGTCGACCTGATCGGCTGCATGCCGGAAGACGTGCTGTGTGTGAGCGGCAAGGAAGGCACGGGTGTGCCGGAACTGCTCGAGGAGATCGTGAAGCGTGTGCCGCCGCCGCGGGGCAACCCGGACGGTCCGACCCGCGCGCTGATTTTCGACTCGTACTACGACAAGTATCGCGGCGCCATTCCGAGTGTTCGTGTGGTCGACGGTGAGCTCCGCAAGGGCATGAAGATCACCTTCGGTGCGTCGGACAACGTGTACGAAATCGCCGAGGTGGGATACCTGCAGTTGCGGCAGGTGCCAGCCGAAGCGTTGCGCGCCGGTGAAGTGGGTTATGTGCTGGCCGCGGTGCGCTCGGTGCGTGAAACGCGTGCCGGCGACACCATTTTTGACCAGGACAATCGCGCCACCGAAGCGCTGCCCGGCTACCAGGAAGTGCGCTCGTTCGTGTTTGCCGGTATCTACCCGACCGACACCACGCAGTATGAAACGCTGCGTGATGCGCTCGAGAAGATGAAGCTCAACGACGCGTCCCTGCAGTACGAGCCGGAAACGTCCACCGCGCTGGGTTTCGGTTTCCGTTGCGGCTTCCTCGGCCTGCTGCACATGGAAATCGTGCAGGAGCGCCTCGAGCGTGAGTACGATCTCGATCTCGTCACCACGGTGCCGAGCGTGGAGTACCACGTGCACAAGACCGACGGCACCACGATGTTGGTGGAGAACCCGGCCCTCATGCCGGCCGCCGTGGTGATCGATTCGGTGGAAGAGCCGTACGTGAAGGCCCGCATCATGTGCCCCACGGAGTACATCGGACCCATCATGACCCTGGGCACCGAGCGCCGTGGCCTCTACAAGAACATGCGCTATCTCGATACGGCGCGTGTGGAGTTCGACTGGGAGTTTCCGCTCGGCGAGATCATCCTCGACTTCTTCGACAAGATGAAGACGGTGAGCCGCGGCTATGCCTCCCTCGACTACGAGATGCTCGAGTATCGCGAGAGCGACCTCGTGCGCCTCGACATGCTGATCAACGGCGACGCCATCGACGCGTTCTCCGTGATCGTGCACAAGGACAAGGCATACGAATGGGGCCGCAAGGTGGCGGAAAAGCTCAAGGAGCTCATCCCGCGGCAACTGTTCGAAGTGGCCATTCAGGCCACCATCGGCCAGAAGGTCATCGCGCGTGAGACGGTGAAGCCCCTGCGAAAGGACGTGCTCGCGAAGTGTTATGGCGGTGACATCTCCCGTAAGCGCAAGCTCCTCGAGAAGCAGAAGGAGGGCAAGAAGCGCATGAAGCAGGTGGGCAGCGTCGAAATCCCGCAGGAGGCCTTCTTGGCCGTGCTGCAGGTCGACTAG
- the waaF gene encoding lipopolysaccharide heptosyltransferase II has translation MVTEVVSAVLQTSFLGDMVLTTPLLERLAREGPVHVVATPANAGVLANHPAVASVIVFDKRRSDAGWRGFARVAARLRAVGASRAFLAQGSLRTAALALMARIPVRIGFDRSAGRLLYTRRVHYRAEWHHAARLWSLATAADAPHSESAPALRPSLYPGATEDAQVDGLLQQAGLDIDTPLIALAPGSVWATKRWPHYPDLAAALLQQLPSAAAGARLVVIGAASDAPLAAAIAERAHATQGPPVIDATGALSLLGSAALLARCRVLVTNDSAPLHLASAMNTPTVALFGPTVPSLGFGPLAERQAVLGVHLPCRPCHAHGPQQCPLGHWDCMRTMAPDTVLRSVHTLTQR, from the coding sequence GTGGTCACCGAAGTGGTCAGCGCCGTCCTGCAGACCAGTTTTCTGGGGGACATGGTCCTCACGACGCCATTGCTGGAACGACTGGCGCGTGAGGGCCCGGTGCATGTGGTGGCCACGCCGGCCAATGCCGGCGTCTTGGCCAATCATCCGGCGGTGGCCAGTGTCATTGTGTTCGACAAACGCCGCAGCGACGCCGGCTGGCGCGGGTTCGCCCGGGTAGCCGCGCGGCTGCGGGCCGTGGGCGCCAGCCGCGCCTTCCTCGCGCAGGGGTCGCTGCGCACGGCGGCCCTGGCGCTGATGGCCCGCATACCGGTGCGCATCGGATTTGATCGCTCGGCCGGTCGTCTGCTGTACACGCGTCGTGTGCACTACCGTGCCGAATGGCATCATGCTGCGCGGCTGTGGTCACTGGCCACAGCGGCGGACGCTCCTCACAGCGAGTCGGCGCCTGCATTACGTCCGTCCCTGTATCCAGGAGCGACCGAAGACGCGCAGGTCGATGGCCTTCTGCAGCAGGCGGGGTTGGACATCGACACGCCGTTGATTGCGCTCGCACCAGGCAGCGTGTGGGCAACCAAACGTTGGCCCCACTATCCCGATCTGGCAGCCGCGCTGCTGCAGCAACTGCCCTCGGCGGCGGCGGGTGCTCGGCTCGTCGTGATTGGCGCAGCCAGCGATGCACCACTGGCAGCGGCCATCGCCGAGCGCGCCCACGCCACACAGGGGCCGCCGGTGATCGATGCCACCGGAGCGCTGTCATTGTTGGGATCCGCAGCACTGCTGGCACGGTGTCGTGTCCTGGTGACCAATGATTCGGCTCCCCTGCATCTCGCGTCGGCCATGAACACACCCACTGTGGCGCTGTTCGGGCCCACGGTGCCCTCGCTCGGATTCGGGCCATTGGCCGAACGGCAGGCCGTGCTGGGTGTGCACCTCCCCTGCCGCCCTTGTCATGCGCATGGTCCGCAGCAATGCCCACTGGGGCATTGGGATTGCATGCGCACCATGGCGCCGGACACCGTGCTGCGCAGCGTGCACACGCTGACCCAGCGCTGA
- a CDS encoding ROK family protein, with protein MPESLPAMVTQYAVGVDLGGTNIVVAAMTLDGSKLFGLQSAPTLAAEGADAVIARLARMVNETIDATMQETGASRDAFIGVGVGAPGTVDRATGRVLKAPNLDWHNRELAHPMSQLTGLPVQIDNDANCATYGEWWLGAARGGVNVIGVTIGTGVGGGIIVDRKVYHGSSDAAGEIGHTTIDLNGRRCGCGNYGCLEAYASGSAIAGRAREALTNDESSMLRTMVDGDLTRITAAVVYEAAGQGDAVALEIVRDTARVLGAGLANLLNIFNPDVVVIAGGVTQAGDALFEPLRKEVRRRAFKSVSERCHIVPGTLPGTAGVVGAVAAFIAQSTGHPPA; from the coding sequence ATGCCTGAATCCCTTCCTGCAATGGTCACCCAGTACGCCGTCGGCGTAGATCTCGGCGGCACCAACATCGTCGTCGCGGCCATGACGCTCGACGGCTCGAAGCTGTTCGGACTGCAATCGGCGCCGACACTCGCGGCCGAAGGTGCGGACGCGGTCATTGCACGACTCGCCCGCATGGTGAACGAAACGATCGACGCCACCATGCAGGAAACCGGTGCATCGCGTGATGCGTTCATCGGCGTGGGAGTGGGTGCACCAGGCACAGTGGATCGCGCCACCGGGCGTGTCCTCAAGGCGCCCAATCTCGACTGGCACAATCGCGAACTGGCGCACCCCATGTCGCAGCTCACGGGCCTGCCCGTGCAGATCGACAACGATGCCAACTGTGCCACCTATGGCGAGTGGTGGCTGGGCGCCGCCCGTGGTGGCGTGAACGTCATCGGCGTGACGATCGGCACGGGGGTGGGCGGTGGCATCATTGTCGACCGCAAGGTCTATCATGGATCGAGCGACGCCGCCGGCGAGATCGGACACACGACCATCGACCTGAACGGCCGGCGTTGCGGCTGCGGCAACTATGGCTGCCTCGAGGCGTACGCGTCGGGCAGCGCCATTGCCGGACGCGCGCGCGAAGCCCTCACGAACGACGAGTCGTCGATGCTCCGCACGATGGTGGATGGGGATCTCACGCGCATTACGGCGGCGGTGGTGTACGAAGCCGCTGGCCAGGGCGATGCCGTGGCGTTGGAGATCGTGCGGGATACTGCACGGGTGCTGGGCGCCGGCCTGGCCAATCTGCTCAACATCTTCAACCCCGATGTGGTGGTCATCGCCGGCGGTGTTACCCAGGCGGGCGATGCCCTATTCGAGCCGCTGCGCAAGGAAGTGCGTCGACGGGCGTTCAAGAGTGTGTCCGAGCGATGCCACATCGTCCCGGGCACGCTGCCTGGCACGGCCGGCGTCGTGGGTGCCGTTGCGGCATTCATCGCCCAATCCACGGGCCATCCGCCGGCCTGA
- the mfd gene encoding transcription-repair coupling factor: MGLPRLIDAIAGLPAFDRMLKALPGAGASLRVGGLAGSSDAVLVAGLARALPQRLVVVIADQLGDAERWLADLQALLDDVPVALYPPREGFGEVEPHAEVAGERVETLEKLGRSAVRILLTTSRAVLERTALPRALSGARLELRKGDQRRLSDLVTHLESIGFERVPMVEDVAQFSVRGGIFDIYSFGMAEPVRLEFWGDDIIELRHFDLNTQRSTRDAELALILPVDGRVQMAEETDERVALPALWPSDSIVVMPAGSSVLPELVRTWDEAAHHIELALRRGEDYTHRDLLFVPPPEMASTLARFGTVRINPPPQKATSANSKDLQPVGPEPDVMFPVRHPETISRDLRVLRRLQRDGLHTVILCDNAGQAERLDELLGEDGPVAAALAIGVLGGGFVVPHVVRVLTDHEIFRRERRLRRTRRYSTGASLDTLGALKPGDYVVHLEHGIGIYRGIEKIFVRESTIESAVIEYEGGDRLNVPLYRIDQIERYRSAHDVSDDAPAPRLHKLGGNKWKAQREKTRMAILEMTQELLELYARRKVTTRPPHGADGAWQRQLESSFLFEDTPDQRKATEDVKRDLEGERPMDRLLVGDVGYGKTEIAIRAAFKAVQGGRQVAVLVPTTILAEQHARSFGDRLADFPVTVEVMSRFQTASQQAVVVEKLKKKQVDIVIGTHRLLSPDVAFGDLGLIIVDEEHRFGVKHKERLKQLKLSTDVLTLTATPIPRTLHQSLAGLRDLTLMQTAPRDRSPVLTFVEPFDDALIEEAISRELDRGGQVFFVHNRIETIEAIADHLRRIVPRARVAVGHGQMKERELEKVMRQFVEGEVDILVSTLIVESGLDVPNANTMFVNRADHLGLAQLYQLRGRVGRSHRRAYCFLLVPDRVDEDAERRLAVLEHHTELGAGYRVALKDLELRGAGNLLGPEQSGFVHAVGFDLYLRLLDETVRLLADGGGQKPWIPADVNLDFPAYLPDEYIISQEAKLDVYRRLTAMRDVAAIEALKREVRDRFGALPPAADALFGSAVLRVLGAMLSVDGVLVRASEARITFRADAVPRLKGLSAAFHEVQFQVDVRRTQPLALKLTRLGGAEMLEGLNRALRALVP, encoded by the coding sequence ATGGGACTACCGCGGTTGATAGATGCGATCGCCGGGCTGCCGGCGTTCGATCGGATGCTCAAGGCGCTGCCGGGAGCGGGGGCGTCGTTGCGGGTCGGCGGATTGGCCGGTTCGTCCGATGCCGTGTTGGTGGCCGGTCTGGCGAGAGCGTTGCCGCAGCGCCTGGTGGTGGTGATCGCCGATCAGTTGGGAGACGCCGAGCGTTGGCTCGCGGACCTGCAGGCACTGCTCGACGATGTGCCAGTGGCGCTTTACCCGCCGCGCGAAGGCTTCGGGGAAGTGGAGCCTCACGCCGAAGTGGCCGGCGAACGGGTGGAAACGCTCGAGAAGCTCGGGCGCAGCGCGGTGCGCATTCTGCTGACGACTTCGCGCGCGGTGCTCGAACGCACGGCGCTGCCACGTGCATTGAGCGGCGCCCGTCTCGAGTTGCGCAAAGGTGACCAGCGCCGCCTGTCGGATCTGGTCACCCATCTCGAGTCCATCGGTTTCGAGCGGGTGCCCATGGTGGAGGACGTGGCCCAGTTCTCCGTGCGTGGTGGCATCTTCGACATCTACTCGTTCGGCATGGCCGAACCGGTGCGCCTCGAGTTCTGGGGCGATGACATCATCGAGCTGCGGCACTTCGATCTGAACACGCAGCGCAGCACGCGAGATGCCGAGCTGGCGCTCATCCTGCCGGTGGATGGGCGGGTGCAGATGGCCGAAGAAACCGATGAACGCGTGGCGCTGCCGGCGCTCTGGCCGTCCGATTCGATTGTCGTGATGCCTGCAGGCAGCAGTGTCTTGCCCGAGCTGGTGCGGACCTGGGATGAGGCCGCGCACCATATCGAGCTCGCCCTGCGACGTGGCGAAGACTACACGCACCGCGATCTCTTGTTTGTGCCACCGCCGGAGATGGCCAGCACCCTGGCGCGGTTCGGCACGGTGCGCATCAATCCGCCGCCCCAGAAGGCGACGAGTGCGAACAGCAAGGATCTGCAGCCGGTGGGGCCGGAGCCGGACGTCATGTTCCCGGTGCGCCACCCGGAAACCATTTCGCGCGATCTGCGGGTGCTGCGCCGCCTGCAGCGCGACGGGTTGCACACGGTCATCCTGTGTGACAACGCCGGGCAGGCCGAGCGGCTCGACGAACTGCTGGGAGAAGACGGACCGGTGGCGGCTGCGTTGGCCATCGGCGTGTTGGGCGGCGGGTTTGTGGTGCCGCACGTGGTGCGCGTGCTCACCGACCACGAGATCTTCCGTCGTGAGCGGCGTTTGCGCCGCACGCGCCGCTACAGCACGGGCGCGTCGCTCGACACACTCGGTGCACTCAAGCCCGGTGACTACGTCGTGCACCTCGAGCACGGCATCGGCATCTATCGCGGCATCGAAAAGATCTTCGTGCGCGAGAGCACCATCGAGAGCGCGGTCATCGAGTACGAAGGTGGCGATCGGTTGAATGTGCCACTGTACCGCATCGATCAGATCGAGCGCTATCGCAGTGCGCACGATGTGAGCGACGATGCGCCCGCGCCACGTCTGCACAAACTGGGTGGCAACAAATGGAAGGCCCAGCGCGAGAAGACGCGCATGGCCATCCTGGAGATGACGCAGGAGCTGCTGGAGCTCTATGCGCGTCGCAAGGTCACCACACGGCCGCCGCATGGTGCGGATGGTGCCTGGCAGCGTCAGTTGGAAAGTTCGTTCCTGTTCGAAGACACACCCGATCAGCGCAAGGCCACCGAGGATGTGAAGCGTGACCTCGAGGGTGAGCGACCGATGGATCGCCTGCTCGTGGGTGATGTGGGCTACGGCAAGACGGAAATCGCCATCCGTGCCGCTTTCAAGGCGGTGCAGGGAGGACGGCAGGTGGCGGTGCTCGTGCCCACCACCATTCTCGCAGAACAGCACGCCCGCAGCTTCGGCGATCGGTTGGCCGACTTCCCCGTCACCGTGGAAGTCATGAGCCGGTTCCAGACGGCCAGCCAACAGGCCGTGGTGGTGGAGAAGCTCAAGAAGAAGCAGGTGGACATCGTCATCGGCACGCACCGTCTGCTGAGTCCCGACGTGGCGTTTGGGGATCTCGGACTGATCATCGTCGACGAGGAACACCGTTTCGGGGTGAAGCACAAGGAACGACTCAAGCAGCTCAAACTGAGCACCGACGTGCTCACGCTCACCGCCACGCCCATTCCGCGCACGCTGCATCAGTCGCTGGCTGGCCTGCGTGACCTGACGCTGATGCAGACGGCACCGCGCGATCGTTCGCCGGTGCTCACCTTCGTCGAGCCGTTCGATGATGCGCTCATCGAAGAAGCCATCTCGCGCGAGCTCGATCGGGGCGGGCAGGTGTTCTTCGTGCACAATCGCATCGAGACCATCGAAGCCATTGCCGATCACCTGCGTCGGATCGTGCCGCGCGCCCGTGTGGCGGTGGGCCATGGGCAGATGAAGGAACGCGAACTGGAAAAGGTCATGCGCCAGTTCGTGGAGGGTGAGGTGGACATCCTGGTGTCCACCCTCATCGTGGAGAGTGGGCTCGACGTACCCAACGCCAACACGATGTTCGTGAACCGGGCCGACCATCTCGGGCTCGCGCAGCTCTACCAGTTGCGCGGCCGCGTGGGGCGTTCCCATCGCCGGGCCTACTGTTTCCTGCTGGTCCCTGATCGGGTGGACGAAGACGCCGAGCGTCGCCTGGCGGTACTGGAGCACCACACGGAGCTTGGCGCCGGGTATCGGGTGGCGCTCAAGGATCTCGAGTTGCGTGGTGCCGGCAATCTGCTGGGGCCGGAGCAGTCCGGATTTGTGCACGCGGTGGGCTTCGACCTGTACCTGCGGCTGCTCGATGAGACGGTCCGTCTGCTGGCCGACGGCGGTGGTCAGAAGCCCTGGATTCCGGCCGACGTCAATCTCGATTTCCCGGCCTATCTGCCCGACGAGTACATCATCTCGCAGGAGGCCAAGCTGGACGTGTACCGCCGCCTGACCGCGATGCGGGACGTGGCGGCCATCGAGGCCCTCAAGCGGGAGGTGCGGGACCGGTTCGGGGCATTGCCCCCCGCTGCCGACGCCCTCTTTGGCAGTGCCGTGCTCCGTGTGCTCGGCGCCATGCTGTCCGTGGACGGGGTGCTTGTGCGGGCATCCGAGGCGCGTATTACTTTCAGGGCTGACGCAGTTCCGCGGCTCAAGGGGCTGTCGGCGGCTTTCCACGAGGTCCAGTTCCAGGTGGATGTCCGTCGCACCCAGCCACTTGCGCTGAAGCTGACTCGACTCGGGGGTGCCGAAATGCTCGAAGGGCTGAATCGTGCTCTGCGTGCCTTGGTCCCCTGA
- a CDS encoding BatA domain-containing protein, producing the protein MAFLAPAFLALAVLAGVPLLVHLLRRKIGRTVDFPAVRYLARMEQEHSRELKLRNRMLLLLRILAVIALALAAARPIARLFGVGHAPIALAVVLDNSMSTGVARDGRVLFDSLRGDVRGLLAQLSGEDRAWIVTADGRVIGGTATTLEQSLAAITPLGGRGDLAVATQRAVGLARSGAPRTPVVAMVSDGQRSAFRTDSLVDAGDVPVVLLQHGASDVRNRAIVMAEPSPVRWTPGGDVSLAVVSPDSAAWRLALDGRTVARGVVPAATAQAPSRITQRLASSSNGWIRGSVELDADALRADDTRWFAVRVAPPPTVAIRTQGGPFLSAALGTLVDEGRLTRGSESDPRVVTVSSAEADGTRKPVLLTAPADPLQVGSANRQLTRLGIPWRFGAIARGVVVARVPSRGGVADSTSPTALAFEGTTVRWRFPLVYSPGASSETAGASAGAAAPNTASTALDTIATAGGAPWVVAGDGYVLLGSPLDADATDLPLKAAFVPWVLEALARRLGDDGRLITAVPGAVVTGLRDVTALERPDGTLLPTSGDRVTVPSQAGVYFLRRQAARVGALVVNAEPAESELAGTGTSSADGNTLIASLVKGADVRAEATSASWQRTVFALAEGQALLLPLVALALLALIAEAWISGR; encoded by the coding sequence ATGGCGTTTCTCGCCCCCGCCTTTCTCGCACTCGCCGTTCTGGCGGGTGTGCCGTTGCTTGTCCATCTGTTGCGCCGAAAGATCGGCCGCACGGTCGACTTTCCCGCTGTGCGCTATTTGGCGCGCATGGAACAGGAGCACAGCCGCGAACTGAAGCTGCGCAATCGCATGCTGCTGTTGCTGCGCATCCTGGCCGTGATCGCGCTGGCGCTCGCGGCAGCGCGTCCCATTGCACGATTGTTCGGCGTCGGGCACGCCCCGATCGCGCTGGCCGTGGTGCTCGACAACTCCATGAGCACGGGCGTCGCCCGCGATGGTCGGGTGTTGTTCGATTCGCTGCGCGGTGATGTGCGTGGCCTGCTCGCTCAACTGAGCGGCGAAGATCGCGCCTGGATTGTCACCGCAGACGGACGGGTGATCGGTGGCACCGCCACCACGCTGGAGCAGTCGCTCGCGGCCATCACGCCGCTCGGCGGGCGCGGGGATCTCGCGGTCGCGACCCAGCGGGCCGTCGGTCTGGCGCGCAGCGGGGCTCCACGCACGCCAGTGGTGGCGATGGTCAGCGATGGTCAGCGATCGGCATTTCGTACCGACAGTCTCGTGGATGCGGGCGATGTGCCGGTGGTGTTGCTGCAGCATGGGGCGAGCGATGTGCGCAATCGAGCCATCGTGATGGCCGAACCTTCGCCGGTACGGTGGACACCGGGCGGTGATGTCTCGCTTGCCGTGGTATCACCCGATTCTGCGGCCTGGCGTCTCGCGCTGGATGGGCGCACGGTGGCCCGCGGTGTCGTACCGGCGGCCACCGCACAGGCTCCATCGCGCATCACGCAGCGGCTGGCCAGCAGCAGCAATGGCTGGATCCGCGGCAGCGTGGAACTCGATGCCGACGCATTGCGCGCCGACGACACCCGGTGGTTTGCCGTACGTGTCGCTCCGCCGCCGACGGTGGCGATTCGCACGCAGGGCGGTCCTTTTCTGTCGGCAGCCCTTGGCACGCTGGTCGACGAAGGCCGATTGACCCGCGGCAGCGAGAGCGATCCACGAGTCGTGACCGTGTCGAGCGCCGAAGCCGACGGCACGCGCAAGCCGGTGTTGCTGACGGCCCCCGCCGATCCGCTGCAGGTTGGCAGTGCCAATCGGCAGCTCACGCGGCTCGGCATCCCGTGGCGTTTTGGGGCGATCGCGCGTGGTGTGGTTGTGGCGCGGGTACCGTCCCGTGGTGGTGTGGCCGATTCGACCAGCCCCACGGCGCTGGCCTTTGAAGGCACGACGGTACGGTGGCGATTCCCGCTGGTCTATTCGCCGGGCGCATCGAGCGAGACTGCCGGTGCCTCAGCGGGAGCGGCCGCGCCAAACACGGCGTCGACAGCGCTCGATACCATCGCCACGGCCGGCGGCGCACCGTGGGTGGTGGCCGGCGATGGATACGTGCTTCTTGGTTCCCCGCTCGATGCGGATGCCACCGATTTGCCGCTCAAGGCCGCGTTTGTGCCCTGGGTCTTGGAGGCCCTAGCGCGTCGCCTGGGTGATGATGGCCGGTTGATCACGGCGGTCCCGGGCGCGGTGGTGACGGGCTTGCGTGATGTGACGGCCCTCGAGCGTCCTGACGGCACGCTGCTGCCCACCTCGGGCGACCGGGTCACCGTCCCGTCACAGGCCGGCGTCTACTTTCTGCGCCGCCAAGCGGCGCGCGTCGGCGCCCTGGTGGTGAATGCCGAACCGGCGGAGTCGGAACTCGCGGGCACCGGCACGTCCAGTGCCGATGGCAACACGCTCATCGCCTCGCTCGTGAAGGGGGCCGACGTGCGGGCGGAAGCCACCAGCGCGTCGTGGCAGCGCACCGTCTTTGCGCTCGCCGAAGGCCAGGCGTTGTTGCTGCCGCTGGTGGCGCTGGCATTGCTCGCATTGATTGCCGAGGCGTGGATCAGCGGTCGCTAG
- a CDS encoding ATP-binding protein → MTTVISVPHSLDEQSFEQVVEQLAPVPEGEKILVDARHARWASPYGLTALLCVAQSRGERMSFAVPEAADTLSYWSRTGFFRYAAELYDLHGAVPREREAHESDVLLEITPITQTEDVHGVVGRIHQKAADILHGQLNLETAATGAFGLTLSEACQNIVEHAELGGWVAVQTYKYARRLGRRVVVIAVCDAGIGFRKSLESSPTHRRSDRWDDAMALEDAVLRAVSRHRFRDNGRGQGIAGIRRFISRWNGKLTVRSGSARIAITPDWDEDVPLTESLPYFPGSQMQVIVPERLADAADAARGLAGRSTAAPRARGRSGR, encoded by the coding sequence GTGACCACCGTCATCAGTGTGCCGCATTCACTCGACGAACAGAGTTTCGAGCAGGTCGTCGAACAGCTGGCGCCAGTGCCTGAGGGTGAGAAGATCCTGGTGGACGCGCGTCATGCGCGTTGGGCATCTCCGTATGGCCTGACGGCGCTGCTCTGTGTTGCCCAGTCACGCGGAGAGCGCATGAGCTTCGCCGTGCCGGAAGCCGCCGACACGCTGTCGTACTGGTCACGCACCGGATTTTTCCGCTATGCGGCCGAGTTGTACGATCTGCATGGTGCGGTGCCGCGCGAGCGCGAAGCCCATGAGAGTGATGTGTTGCTCGAGATCACGCCGATCACACAAACGGAAGATGTGCACGGTGTGGTGGGACGCATTCATCAGAAGGCGGCGGACATCCTGCACGGCCAGCTCAATCTCGAGACTGCGGCAACGGGCGCATTTGGCCTCACGCTGAGCGAGGCCTGCCAGAATATCGTGGAGCACGCCGAGTTGGGTGGATGGGTCGCGGTGCAGACCTACAAGTACGCCCGTCGATTGGGCCGTCGCGTGGTCGTGATCGCGGTGTGTGATGCTGGCATTGGCTTTCGCAAGTCGTTGGAAAGTTCACCGACCCATCGCCGCAGCGATCGCTGGGATGATGCAATGGCACTCGAAGATGCGGTGCTGCGTGCCGTGAGTCGGCATCGTTTCCGTGACAACGGGCGCGGACAAGGCATTGCCGGCATCCGTCGCTTCATCAGCCGGTGGAACGGCAAGCTCACCGTGCGCAGTGGTTCGGCGCGCATTGCCATCACGCCGGATTGGGACGAGGATGTGCCTCTCACCGAATCGCTGCCCTACTTCCCGGGTTCGCAGATGCAGGTGATTGTGCCGGAACGGTTGGCGGATGCCGCTGATGCTGCCCGCGGACTGGCAGGCCGGTCAACGGCAGCCCCGCGTGCCCGCGGCCGGAGCGGCCGATGA